In Canis lupus dingo isolate Sandy chromosome 12, ASM325472v2, whole genome shotgun sequence, the following proteins share a genomic window:
- the BTNL2 gene encoding butyrophilin-like protein 2 isoform X2, translating into MVDFPGYSLSGAVASFFLVLLTMRQPENWRVIGPTHPILARIGEDALLTCQLLPKRTAMHMKVTWYRSEPSTPVFAHWDGADVTEMQMEEYRGRVEVIKDGILEGKVTLKINNIQPSDNGEYWCCIQENNYCQETSLQLKVTGLGSAPYIHMEAPVESRIQLVCTAKGWFPEPQVYWEDITGEKLLAASEHLIQYENGLFYVEATLVVRNDSVENVSCLIHNPILNKKKSSVISIPEKFQNELASLKVIGSSQPILVRVGEDIQLTCYLSPETNAQSMEVRWIQSHRYPAVYVYADGEHVTEEQMSEYRGRTVLVNDAAEEGRLTLQIHNATVSDDGQYRCLFEKDGVYQEASFDLKVVGLGSSPQITIKEQKDGEIELICSSEGWFPEPHVKWKDMEGKIIPAFSEVMTEGSHGLFHVETSLLVTNSSIVNVTCTISNPHLDEEKMANFSLSEPMMNFSWKIVLILVLLLAALVGLVKRKSCEKAFDLQSRSLEEQNPLK; encoded by the exons ATGGTGGATTTTCCAGGATACAGTCTGTCAGGTGCAGTTGCCTCTTTCTTCCTTGTGCTGCTCACCATGAGACAGCCAG AAAACTGGAGAGTGATTGGTCCTACACATCCTATCCTGGCCAGGATTGGGGAAGATGCCCTACTAACCTGTCAGCTCCTCCCCAAGAGGACCGCAATGCACATGAAGGTGACCTGGTACCGCTCAGAGCCCAGCACACCTGTGTTTGCACACTGGGATGGAGCTGATGTGACCGAGATGCAGATGGAGGAGTACAGAGGCCGGGTAGAGGTGATAAAGGATGGCATTCTTGAGGGAAAAGTGACTCTGAAGATAAACAATATCCAGCCATCCGATAATGGGGAATACTGGTGCTGTATCCAAGAGAATAACTATTGTCAAGAAACAAGCTTGCAGCTTAAAGTTACAG GTCTGGGGTCTGCCCCTTACATCCACATGGAGGCACCTGTTGAAAGTAGAATCCAACTTGTGTGCACTGCAAAAGGCTGGTTCCCAGAACCTCAGGTTTATTGGGAAGATATCACAGGAGAGAAGTTGCTGGCTGCTTCTGAGCATTTAATCCAATATGAAAATGGCCTGTTCTATGTGGAAGCCACTCTTGTGGTCAGGAATGACTCTGTGGAGAATGTGTCCTGTCTCATCCACAACCCCATCCTCAATAAGAAGAAGAGCTCAGTCATCTCCATTCCAG agaaattcCAGAATGAGCTAG CTTCCTTAAAAGTGATTGGATCTTCCCAGCCCATCCTTGTCAGAGTGGGAGAAGACATACAATTAACCTGTTATCTGTCCCCTGAGACTAATGCACAAAGCATGGAGGTGAGGTGGATCCAATCACACCGTTATCCTGCTGTTTATGTGTATGCGGATGGGGAACATGTGACTGAAGAGCAGATGTCAGAATATAGAGGAAGGACAGTGTTGGTGAATGATGCCGCTGAGGAAGGGAGACTGACTCTGCAGATACACAATGCTACAGTGTCAGATGATGGGCAGTACCGGTGCCTTTTTGAAAAAGATGGTGTCTATCAGGAGGCCAGTTTCGATCTAAAGGTAGTAG GTCTGGGTTCTTCTCCACAGATCAccataaaagaacaaaaggatgGAGAAATAGAGCTGATATGCAGTTCAGAAGGGTGGTTCCCAGAGCCCCATGTAAAGTGGAAGGACATGGAAGGAAAGATAATACCAGCATTTTCAGAGGTTATGACTGAAGGCAGCCATGGGCTATTCCATGTGGAGACATCTCTATTGGTCACGAATAGCTCTATTGTGAATGTAACTTGTACCATTAGCAACCCCCATCTTGACGAGGAGAAAATGGCAAATTTTTCTCTCTCAG AGCCCATGATGAATTTTTCATGGAAGATAGTGCTTATTTTGGTATTACTTCTTGCTGCACTTGTGGGCCTGGTCAAGAGAAAAAGCTGTGAAAAAG CTTTTGATCTCCAGTCTCGAAGCTTAGAAGAACAAAATCCATTAAAATGA
- the BTNL2 gene encoding butyrophilin-like protein 2 isoform X1, with protein sequence MVDFPGYSLSGAVASFFLVLLTMRQPENWRVIGPTHPILARIGEDALLTCQLLPKRTAMHMKVTWYRSEPSTPVFAHWDGADVTEMQMEEYRGRVEVIKDGILEGKVTLKINNIQPSDNGEYWCCIQENNYCQETSLQLKVTGLGSAPYIHMEAPVESRIQLVCTAKGWFPEPQVYWEDITGEKLLAASEHLIQYENGLFYVEATLVVRNDSVENVSCLIHNPILNKKKSSVISIPEKFQNELASLKVIGSSQPILVRVGEDIQLTCYLSPETNAQSMEVRWIQSHRYPAVYVYADGEHVTEEQMSEYRGRTVLVNDAAEEGRLTLQIHNATVSDDGQYRCLFEKDGVYQEASFDLKVVGLGSSPQITIKEQKDGEIELICSSEGWFPEPHVKWKDMEGKIIPAFSEVMTEGSHGLFHVETSLLVTNSSIVNVTCTISNPHLDEEKMANFSLSEPMMNFSWKIVLILVLLLAALVGLVKRKSCEKGSPDNFPTPRRFCNISKGKK encoded by the exons ATGGTGGATTTTCCAGGATACAGTCTGTCAGGTGCAGTTGCCTCTTTCTTCCTTGTGCTGCTCACCATGAGACAGCCAG AAAACTGGAGAGTGATTGGTCCTACACATCCTATCCTGGCCAGGATTGGGGAAGATGCCCTACTAACCTGTCAGCTCCTCCCCAAGAGGACCGCAATGCACATGAAGGTGACCTGGTACCGCTCAGAGCCCAGCACACCTGTGTTTGCACACTGGGATGGAGCTGATGTGACCGAGATGCAGATGGAGGAGTACAGAGGCCGGGTAGAGGTGATAAAGGATGGCATTCTTGAGGGAAAAGTGACTCTGAAGATAAACAATATCCAGCCATCCGATAATGGGGAATACTGGTGCTGTATCCAAGAGAATAACTATTGTCAAGAAACAAGCTTGCAGCTTAAAGTTACAG GTCTGGGGTCTGCCCCTTACATCCACATGGAGGCACCTGTTGAAAGTAGAATCCAACTTGTGTGCACTGCAAAAGGCTGGTTCCCAGAACCTCAGGTTTATTGGGAAGATATCACAGGAGAGAAGTTGCTGGCTGCTTCTGAGCATTTAATCCAATATGAAAATGGCCTGTTCTATGTGGAAGCCACTCTTGTGGTCAGGAATGACTCTGTGGAGAATGTGTCCTGTCTCATCCACAACCCCATCCTCAATAAGAAGAAGAGCTCAGTCATCTCCATTCCAG agaaattcCAGAATGAGCTAG CTTCCTTAAAAGTGATTGGATCTTCCCAGCCCATCCTTGTCAGAGTGGGAGAAGACATACAATTAACCTGTTATCTGTCCCCTGAGACTAATGCACAAAGCATGGAGGTGAGGTGGATCCAATCACACCGTTATCCTGCTGTTTATGTGTATGCGGATGGGGAACATGTGACTGAAGAGCAGATGTCAGAATATAGAGGAAGGACAGTGTTGGTGAATGATGCCGCTGAGGAAGGGAGACTGACTCTGCAGATACACAATGCTACAGTGTCAGATGATGGGCAGTACCGGTGCCTTTTTGAAAAAGATGGTGTCTATCAGGAGGCCAGTTTCGATCTAAAGGTAGTAG GTCTGGGTTCTTCTCCACAGATCAccataaaagaacaaaaggatgGAGAAATAGAGCTGATATGCAGTTCAGAAGGGTGGTTCCCAGAGCCCCATGTAAAGTGGAAGGACATGGAAGGAAAGATAATACCAGCATTTTCAGAGGTTATGACTGAAGGCAGCCATGGGCTATTCCATGTGGAGACATCTCTATTGGTCACGAATAGCTCTATTGTGAATGTAACTTGTACCATTAGCAACCCCCATCTTGACGAGGAGAAAATGGCAAATTTTTCTCTCTCAG AGCCCATGATGAATTTTTCATGGAAGATAGTGCTTATTTTGGTATTACTTCTTGCTGCACTTGTGGGCCTGGTCAAGAGAAAAAGCTGTGAAAAAG GTTCTCCTGACAACTTTCCTACACCCAGAAGATTTTGCAACAtctccaagggaaaaaaataa
- the LOC112641231 gene encoding ATP synthase subunit g, mitochondrial-like: MQFKNLSVSAKSVTSCVIWGDKPIIFNFWVRGDRTSILESWPSSSRNLAEKPPVLVNAAVTYSKPRLATFWHYARVELVPPTPAEIPTAIQSLKKIVKSAQTGSFKQLTVKEALLNGLVATEVWMWFYVSEIIGRCGIIGYNV; encoded by the exons ATGCAGTTCAAAAATTTGAGTGTTAGTGCTAAATCTgtcaccagctgtgtgatttggggggaCAAACCCATTATTTTCA atttttgggTCCGGGGCGACAGAACTTCCATCCTGGAATCATGGCCCAGTTCATCCCGTAACCTCGCTGAGAAGCCTCCGGTGCTGGTGAATGCTGCTGTGACTTACTCGAAGCCTCGATTGGCCACATTTTGGCACTATGCCAGGGTTGAGCTGGTTCCTCCAACCCCTGCTGAGATCCCTACAGCTATTCAGAGCTTGAAAAAAATAGTCAAGAGTGCTCAAACTGGTAGCTTCAAACAGCTCACAGTTAAGGAAGCTCTGCTGAATGGTTTGGTGGCCACCGAGGTGTGGATGTGGTTTTATGTCAGTGAGATCATAGGCAGGTGTGGCATCATTGGCTATAATGTTTGA